A genomic window from Candidatus Cloacimonadota bacterium includes:
- a CDS encoding tetratricopeptide repeat protein, translated as MKRIIVLFVMVLFVSVSLCAQNVTLLFKEKKTFSKEKVLSISLCDQNGNEPVTEEEFIQSDMLYFAYKPIGEWEFKEKDLDEDVATIYIKQQGVRIDQQEINAQTFDGKINQVITAYPKRNFNLAEPFSFHNELTNSQPMILPEKFWIDYDAFRNAYTKGADLADQEQYLESFSALTCFLSNTPEVEGLSFHRLTLQLVTNDVRILINETQSEFNILKLELIKSLNETTLGQLDDLYSQALTLQDSFSVYFDYMNNAESNNLHNKLDTLVQESGDLLQQYTDEFKLQKLTIFEKGHYSDNRFAYYIDLLSRMLCYSDSIHMIDSLHPMNIETVNNFPEQKNRLELLEWLDDFLAGITLINRSIERDQCVLCDSAMMNLKAQLLIEKQPYYEIVTAFNELGSQERDAFAQNISAACVKCTDEELLDLLELQYLSWLATNSNISETVLSAINNGLEYEKAGNIVDAEQQFTKATLLASNYAPPQFYLGRIYHQKDEKYTAEIYFQRALEISPTYISPMKYMIDFLIEDGSYQEALDQVNTALESNPIWFFHYLKALALYHLGQYAEAGNVLNEAIRINGFDFDEYILLGDIYKGQENIDRAKEAYSNAGKIDPTNKIFTERMASLKK; from the coding sequence ATGAAGAGAATAATAGTATTATTTGTAATGGTTTTATTTGTTTCAGTAAGTCTGTGTGCACAAAACGTGACACTGCTCTTTAAGGAAAAAAAGACCTTCTCCAAAGAAAAAGTGTTATCAATCTCTCTTTGTGATCAAAATGGAAATGAGCCTGTTACAGAAGAAGAATTTATTCAGTCAGATATGCTGTATTTTGCATATAAACCAATTGGAGAATGGGAGTTCAAAGAAAAAGACCTTGATGAAGATGTAGCCACGATTTACATCAAGCAGCAAGGTGTTAGGATCGATCAGCAGGAAATTAATGCTCAAACCTTTGATGGAAAAATAAATCAGGTTATTACGGCATATCCGAAGAGGAACTTCAATCTTGCAGAACCTTTCTCTTTCCACAACGAACTGACCAACTCACAGCCAATGATCCTGCCAGAAAAATTCTGGATTGATTACGATGCTTTCCGTAATGCCTATACAAAAGGCGCTGATCTTGCAGATCAAGAACAATACCTTGAATCCTTCTCTGCACTTACGTGCTTCCTCAGTAATACACCTGAGGTCGAAGGTTTATCATTTCATAGACTCACCCTTCAATTGGTAACTAACGATGTTAGGATACTCATAAATGAGACTCAATCAGAATTCAATATTCTCAAGCTCGAACTTATAAAATCTCTTAATGAGACAACATTGGGGCAGCTCGATGATCTGTATTCACAAGCACTTACGCTTCAAGATAGCTTTTCTGTCTATTTTGATTACATGAATAATGCGGAGAGTAATAACCTTCACAATAAACTCGATACTCTCGTGCAGGAATCCGGAGATTTACTTCAGCAATATACTGATGAATTCAAGCTTCAAAAGTTAACGATCTTTGAAAAAGGGCATTATTCCGACAACCGATTTGCGTATTACATCGATCTGCTTAGCAGAATGCTTTGCTACTCTGACAGCATTCACATGATAGACAGTTTGCATCCGATGAACATCGAAACAGTGAACAACTTTCCGGAACAGAAAAATCGTCTTGAACTTCTGGAATGGCTTGATGACTTTCTTGCAGGCATCACTCTTATCAACCGTTCCATCGAGCGGGATCAATGTGTGCTGTGTGACTCTGCAATGATGAACCTTAAGGCTCAGCTCTTAATTGAGAAGCAGCCATATTATGAGATCGTCACCGCATTCAACGAACTTGGTTCACAAGAAAGGGATGCTTTTGCTCAAAACATTTCTGCAGCCTGCGTAAAATGCACAGACGAAGAACTCCTCGATCTTCTCGAGCTTCAGTATCTGTCATGGCTTGCGACGAATTCCAATATATCGGAAACTGTTCTTTCTGCAATAAATAACGGTCTCGAATATGAGAAAGCAGGTAATATCGTAGATGCAGAGCAGCAGTTCACCAAAGCAACATTGCTTGCAAGTAATTATGCACCTCCACAATTCTATCTTGGGAGGATCTACCATCAAAAAGATGAAAAATATACTGCTGAAATATACTTCCAAAGAGCGCTGGAAATTTCTCCAACATATATCTCACCCATGAAATATATGATCGATTTTCTTATTGAGGACGGCAGTTATCAGGAAGCGCTGGATCAGGTGAATACAGCACTCGAATCAAATCCGATCTGGTTTTTCCATTACCTTAAAGCCCTCGCTCTTTACCATCTTGGGCAATATGCTGAAGCTGGCAACGTGTTGAATGAAGCAATCCGGATCAATGGCTTCGACTTTGATGAATATATTCTTCTCGGTGATATATATAAAGGACAGGAGAACATTGACCGTGCCAAAGAAGCGTATAGCAATGCAGGTAAGATCGATCCTACCAATAAAATCTTTACAGAACGGATGGCTTCATTAAAGAAGTGA
- a CDS encoding TerB family tellurite resistance protein, with protein sequence MFNFKNLFQASEPETQLENSSSEKRLQIATCALFLEIAQSDEHFSELEHSTIIDILKQEFSLSEDEVQSLIKSTEHELDESIDLWQFTNLINQNFSDEDKIKVMENIWRIIYADQKLDAQEDYLAHKIANLLRLSHNILIDTKLKVKKHE encoded by the coding sequence ATGTTTAATTTCAAAAATTTGTTCCAGGCTTCAGAACCTGAAACTCAACTTGAAAACAGCTCTTCGGAGAAACGATTGCAGATTGCAACCTGTGCATTATTTCTTGAAATTGCACAGAGTGACGAACACTTTTCCGAGCTCGAACACAGCACAATTATCGATATTCTAAAACAAGAATTTTCTCTTTCGGAAGATGAGGTGCAATCTCTCATCAAAAGCACCGAACATGAACTGGATGAGAGTATCGATCTATGGCAGTTCACCAATTTGATAAATCAGAATTTCTCTGATGAGGATAAGATCAAAGTAATGGAGAATATCTGGAGAATCATTTATGCCGATCAAAAGCTCGATGCACAGGAAGACTATCTTGCCCACAAGATCGCAAACCTTCTCAGATTATCACATAATATATTAATTGATACAAAATTAAAGGTGAAAAAACATGAATAA
- a CDS encoding HDIG domain-containing protein: MNNEIKELWPELNWIENEDLQEKVAATWELAFSKSVLTPEDLQRIPFTLLVEDCKVNFMAHKRAVVHVAYESAKIMQKFFGDELPIDLDVVVAGAILADVGKLLEYEKDGDSIKFSKSGQLLRHAFTGVALAHACGVPDEVCHVIAVHSKEGDGFRRTTEGLIIHHADFMTYLPFKNLIK, encoded by the coding sequence ATGAATAATGAGATAAAAGAACTCTGGCCTGAACTCAACTGGATCGAAAATGAAGACCTGCAAGAAAAAGTGGCTGCTACGTGGGAACTTGCGTTTTCAAAAAGTGTTCTCACTCCTGAAGATCTTCAGAGAATCCCATTTACTCTTCTTGTTGAAGATTGCAAGGTAAATTTTATGGCGCACAAACGCGCTGTTGTGCATGTTGCGTATGAATCAGCAAAGATCATGCAAAAATTCTTTGGTGATGAACTTCCGATCGATCTCGATGTTGTTGTTGCAGGAGCTATTCTTGCTGATGTGGGCAAATTGCTTGAGTATGAAAAAGACGGTGATTCGATCAAATTCAGCAAATCAGGTCAGCTCCTTCGTCATGCCTTTACCGGTGTTGCACTGGCTCATGCATGTGGCGTGCCGGATGAAGTATGCCATGTGATCGCTGTGCATTCAAAAGAGGGAGATGGCTTCCGTCGAACCACTGAAGGACTCATCATCCATCATGCTGATTTCATGACCTATTTACCATTTAAAAATCTTATAAAATAA
- a CDS encoding universal stress protein: MKKIIVPVDFSENTECACDYALKFAAKEETEILLFHAYMYPIATADMTDDVVDSSTLITPEIMDSIEQAAHAGMKRLKDKLDKKIKEEKVSTIKLKTKVTNGMVEYEILDGCDTYNPDLVIMSSSGQGHTSGKLLGSIALKILEHAAIPVMTIPDGTKFKKIRNVLYITDFDESDITAIESLLSILDPFKVKIHCLHVEHSKKDMLDNMLMDYLKKHFENEFKKEVMFFEIVQDKDVSKAVEEYIKEKDIDLVGLLHHKRGLLSKIFHPSMTKKIFYQTGLPILTFHDTAEEDDSIE, translated from the coding sequence ATGAAAAAAATAATTGTGCCAGTCGATTTTTCTGAAAATACAGAATGTGCATGTGACTATGCACTGAAATTCGCCGCAAAAGAAGAAACCGAGATACTGCTCTTTCATGCGTATATGTATCCTATCGCAACCGCAGATATGACGGACGATGTGGTAGACAGCTCAACGCTGATCACACCTGAAATTATGGACAGTATAGAACAAGCAGCACACGCAGGCATGAAACGCTTAAAAGACAAGCTCGATAAAAAAATTAAGGAGGAAAAGGTTTCGACCATCAAGCTGAAAACAAAAGTTACCAATGGAATGGTCGAATATGAAATCCTCGATGGATGTGATACATACAATCCCGATCTCGTTATTATGAGTTCCTCCGGTCAGGGTCACACTTCAGGAAAATTGCTGGGAAGCATTGCACTCAAGATACTCGAACATGCTGCAATTCCTGTCATGACAATTCCTGATGGTACAAAGTTCAAAAAGATCCGTAATGTCCTGTATATCACTGATTTTGATGAATCGGATATCACTGCCATAGAAAGTCTTCTCAGCATTCTCGATCCCTTCAAGGTCAAAATACACTGCCTGCATGTCGAGCATTCAAAAAAGGATATGCTGGACAATATGCTTATGGATTATCTCAAGAAACATTTCGAGAATGAGTTCAAAAAAGAAGTGATGTTCTTCGAGATCGTACAGGACAAGGATGTCTCAAAAGCAGTTGAAGAGTACATCAAAGAGAAAGATATTGATCTTGTTGGGCTCCTGCATCACAAGCGGGGATTGCTTTCCAAGATATTCCATCCAAGCATGACCAAAAAGATCTTCTATCAAACCGGTCTGCCCATCCTCACTTTTCATGATACCGCAGAAGAGGATGATTCGATAGAATAG
- a CDS encoding NFACT family protein, with translation MEYTFLDLWQKENKIHFTKRDVKEVYFHDTTYVLDLASIQFVISLNGKNPLCFLSKNIDDNDWTDNHLSLLLRKHLLKSTIMGIELQKNDKVLVLAFEKESFYGETSYYKLILELIPRYENLILTREEKGEDVILDCHRRVHISDSAYRQLYPGISYTPPPAAEKPYIFAVSREMYFELYPNTLPVLWKDFITQFSNTPKFLKNFFKPEMRTEEMWEFINIIRSTCERWSASNKLYYDPKGKYFNVFNCEDCLEMESVNSAYEYYFKNEIVQSQLHQTKEKILHELERKKKKLLKTLAQQKKDMTELEDASHWQKLGELLKINLHAIKEGIDEVEVIDYFESENPSIIIPLQADKSPQQNMEFYFKKYKKAVSGKEKLSRNITNNQKKITQLEKEISDIRSFEDVNSLKGFVGKKDTVPKDKTTLPFRRFTISAEGKNWEILTGRSNKENDELTTHYAKPDDWFFHTRVYHGSHVIVKNPSKLDHLPEKVREVAAGIAAYYSKAKHSTKVPVDFTKVRYVTKPRKSAPGFVVYKNQKTVFVDPIHPRTLKF, from the coding sequence ATGGAATATACGTTTCTTGATTTATGGCAAAAAGAAAATAAGATCCACTTTACAAAAAGGGATGTAAAAGAAGTGTATTTCCATGATACGACGTATGTTCTCGATCTTGCATCTATACAATTTGTCATCTCGCTTAATGGTAAAAACCCACTTTGCTTTCTGTCGAAAAATATCGATGATAATGATTGGACTGATAATCACCTTTCATTGTTGCTGAGAAAACACCTCTTAAAAAGTACGATAATGGGTATTGAATTGCAGAAAAACGACAAGGTGCTTGTTCTCGCATTTGAAAAAGAATCCTTTTATGGAGAAACCTCATATTACAAACTTATTTTAGAGTTAATCCCACGCTATGAAAACCTGATACTCACACGAGAGGAAAAAGGTGAGGATGTTATTCTTGATTGCCATCGAAGAGTCCATATCTCGGATAGCGCATACCGGCAATTGTATCCTGGAATTTCATATACGCCACCTCCAGCAGCTGAAAAACCGTATATTTTTGCTGTGAGTAGAGAAATGTACTTTGAGCTATATCCAAATACATTGCCCGTTTTATGGAAAGATTTTATAACGCAATTCAGCAATACACCAAAATTTCTCAAGAATTTTTTTAAGCCTGAGATGCGTACTGAAGAAATGTGGGAATTCATAAATATCATTCGCTCAACGTGCGAGAGATGGTCTGCATCAAACAAATTATATTATGATCCCAAAGGCAAATACTTCAACGTATTCAATTGTGAAGACTGCCTTGAGATGGAATCGGTAAATAGTGCTTATGAGTATTACTTCAAAAACGAGATCGTTCAATCGCAACTTCATCAAACTAAAGAGAAAATCCTGCATGAACTGGAGCGAAAGAAAAAGAAGTTACTCAAAACGCTTGCTCAACAAAAAAAGGATATGACAGAACTTGAGGATGCATCACACTGGCAGAAATTAGGCGAGTTGTTAAAGATCAATCTGCATGCGATCAAAGAAGGAATTGATGAAGTCGAAGTCATTGATTATTTTGAGAGTGAAAATCCTAGTATTATAATTCCTCTGCAGGCAGATAAAAGCCCACAGCAGAATATGGAATTCTATTTCAAGAAGTACAAGAAAGCAGTATCCGGCAAAGAGAAACTCAGTAGAAATATTACAAACAATCAGAAAAAAATAACTCAACTTGAAAAGGAAATCTCTGACATCAGATCATTCGAGGATGTGAATAGTCTCAAAGGATTTGTTGGGAAAAAAGATACTGTGCCTAAAGATAAAACAACTCTTCCATTCAGACGATTTACTATTTCAGCAGAAGGGAAAAATTGGGAGATCCTTACCGGACGATCAAATAAAGAGAATGATGAATTAACAACGCATTATGCAAAGCCCGACGACTGGTTTTTCCATACGAGGGTTTATCACGGTTCACATGTCATTGTAAAGAATCCATCGAAACTCGATCACTTGCCTGAGAAGGTGAGAGAAGTTGCAGCAGGTATCGCAGCATATTACAGCAAGGCAAAACATTCGACAAAAGTTCCGGTGGATTTTACAAAAGTTCGGTATGTAACAAAACCTAGGAAAAGCGCTCCCGGGTTTGTGGTTTATAAAAATCAGAAAACAGTGTTCGTGGATCCCATCCATCCAAGAACATTAAAATTCTGA
- a CDS encoding histone deacetylase: MHPENKKRLTSLGELPVTELENGEKYLTLVHTPEYVTQIKEACMRGGHIDNDTIVSPGSYEAAIYAVGATIMASETGDFALTRPPGHHAHISRSSGFCLFNNVAIASQYHVNQGKRVLIFDFDGHLGDGTVKFFNDTDRVLYWSLHQYPAFPGGGDADEIGIGKGEGYTINLPLPPGAGDEIFMDAVETFLPIAKEFDPDIVAVSAGFDSHQYDLLLDLRLSINSYYKIGRMLTDNFDKVFATLEGGYNIEMFPKCLYSFLDGINHDEMRFQERETDSMIQTYYEWEGRKAMARQALSKYWKSKI, translated from the coding sequence ATGCACCCCGAGAATAAGAAGCGGCTCACTTCGCTTGGAGAGCTGCCCGTTACAGAACTCGAGAATGGTGAAAAATATCTTACACTCGTCCACACACCGGAATATGTTACACAGATAAAAGAAGCGTGTATGCGTGGTGGTCATATCGATAATGATACGATCGTTTCTCCTGGCAGTTACGAAGCAGCAATCTATGCAGTTGGTGCTACGATCATGGCATCAGAAACCGGTGACTTTGCCCTTACACGCCCCCCAGGACATCATGCTCATATTAGCAGATCGAGCGGTTTCTGTCTTTTTAACAATGTTGCTATAGCATCACAGTATCATGTTAACCAGGGAAAACGAGTGCTTATTTTCGACTTTGACGGACACCTCGGCGACGGCACGGTGAAATTTTTCAACGATACTGACAGAGTTTTATATTGGTCACTTCATCAATATCCGGCATTTCCCGGCGGTGGAGACGCTGATGAGATTGGGATTGGCAAAGGTGAAGGATACACAATAAATTTACCTCTCCCTCCCGGAGCTGGTGATGAAATTTTTATGGATGCTGTCGAAACCTTCCTCCCGATCGCAAAGGAATTCGATCCGGACATAGTTGCTGTTTCAGCCGGCTTCGATTCCCATCAATATGACCTTCTTCTCGATCTTCGACTTTCGATCAATTCATATTATAAGATTGGAAGGATGCTAACCGATAACTTCGATAAGGTCTTTGCAACACTCGAAGGTGGATACAACATCGAGATGTTCCCCAAGTGCCTTTACAGCTTCCTCGATGGAATCAATCATGATGAAATGAGGTTCCAGGAACGGGAAACGGATTCTATGATACAGACGTACTACGAGTGGGAGGGCAGAAAAGCCATGGCACGACAAGCGCTATCAAAATATTGGAAATCAAAAATTTAA
- a CDS encoding bifunctional acetate--CoA ligase family protein/GNAT family N-acetyltransferase — MEIKNLKDILMGTKKLTKLFNPKVVAVIGATARDGTVGFSLMNNLIGSGFDGIVYPINPKRTNVLGVKAYKNISEVPDKVDLAVIATPARTVPAIVEECGEVGVDGIVLISAGFSEIGKEGKELTKQILEILRKYGMRMIGPNCLGFIKPSINLNVSFANKMALTGKIAFISQSGALCTAILDWSVDQNVGFSHFVSIGSMVDVSFHDLIDYFGSDPHTTSIVIYMESLTDARSFLSAARAFARNKPIIVLKSGKSSEGAQAAKSHTGSLAGNDFVFDAAFKRAGVIRVNTVDELFHIAQSLAMQNKPEGNRLAIITNAGGPGVIATDTLIEKGGKIAKLSKETIDELNKHLSPNWSKGNPVDVLGDAGPEQYERAVELCAKDKSVDGILVILTPQEMTDPTGVAEKVATLSKKCKKTLLASWMGAEDIAEGQKVLESHQIPVYQTPEDAVKCFMYMYDYTRNLDILHETPSQIPHEFVPEKAKSKQLINEVLADKRTVMTEFEAKQLLDYYGIPVIKNGLAKTENEAIKLAEKIGYPVVMKIASPDILHKTDVGGVILNIVNKEEAKKAYNKIMKSSKEQAPDADIRGVFVEQMLKRKYELIIGCKKDPIFGPTIVFGMGGVAVEVFKDTTIGLPPLNMALAMRIIEDTKIYKLIKGYRGMPGADIPSIQFLLYKFAYMIMDFPQIKEVDINPFGVDERGGVVLDAKIILDDKVKVSAEHPNEHLVISPYPSEYITEYTMSNGEKAILRPIKPEDELMEKEMFSNFSERTQRYRFFQLIKDISHDELVRYTQIDYDREIAIIAIVKENGKEKMAGVVRLIADQYNETAEFAIVIADPWQNLGLGNKFTDYIMEIAKARGIQKIYANILADNHIMLHMFRSRDFKMIKTEDSFYAEKVIN; from the coding sequence TTGGAAATCAAAAATTTAAAGGATATATTAATGGGTACAAAAAAACTAACCAAACTTTTTAATCCAAAAGTAGTTGCTGTTATTGGTGCAACTGCACGAGACGGAACTGTAGGATTTTCTTTGATGAACAACCTGATCGGTTCGGGATTCGACGGTATTGTATATCCCATCAATCCTAAACGCACGAATGTTCTTGGTGTGAAAGCCTACAAGAATATTAGTGAAGTGCCTGATAAGGTTGATCTTGCAGTTATTGCCACTCCCGCTAGAACCGTTCCGGCAATTGTCGAAGAATGCGGTGAAGTAGGTGTTGATGGCATAGTACTGATCTCAGCCGGTTTCTCGGAAATCGGCAAAGAGGGCAAGGAACTCACCAAACAGATCCTTGAAATCCTTAGAAAATACGGGATGAGGATGATCGGACCAAACTGTCTTGGATTCATTAAACCTTCTATCAATCTGAATGTCAGTTTTGCTAACAAGATGGCGCTCACCGGAAAAATCGCTTTCATCTCTCAGAGTGGTGCGCTCTGTACAGCTATTCTCGACTGGTCTGTCGATCAGAATGTCGGATTCAGCCATTTTGTCTCAATCGGTTCAATGGTCGACGTCAGTTTTCATGACCTTATCGACTATTTCGGCAGTGATCCCCACACCACGAGTATCGTAATCTATATGGAATCCCTCACCGATGCCAGAAGCTTCCTGAGCGCTGCGCGTGCATTTGCCCGTAACAAGCCGATCATTGTGCTCAAATCAGGAAAGAGCTCGGAAGGTGCGCAGGCAGCGAAGTCGCATACCGGTAGTCTTGCAGGTAATGATTTTGTTTTTGATGCTGCATTCAAAAGAGCGGGTGTTATTCGCGTTAACACAGTCGATGAGCTTTTCCATATCGCACAATCACTTGCGATGCAAAACAAACCGGAAGGAAATCGTTTAGCAATCATCACAAATGCTGGTGGACCCGGTGTTATAGCTACCGATACTTTGATAGAAAAAGGTGGTAAGATCGCCAAGCTCTCCAAAGAGACGATCGATGAATTGAACAAACACCTTTCACCCAACTGGAGTAAGGGTAATCCGGTCGATGTCCTAGGAGATGCAGGTCCTGAGCAATATGAAAGAGCAGTGGAACTCTGTGCAAAAGATAAAAGTGTCGATGGCATCCTTGTTATCCTCACACCTCAGGAAATGACAGATCCGACCGGTGTGGCAGAAAAAGTTGCAACACTCAGCAAGAAATGCAAGAAAACACTACTTGCTTCATGGATGGGTGCCGAAGATATCGCTGAAGGACAAAAGGTGCTGGAAAGTCATCAAATTCCAGTGTATCAAACCCCTGAAGATGCTGTGAAATGCTTCATGTATATGTATGATTATACCCGTAATCTCGATATCCTTCATGAAACCCCGTCTCAAATTCCTCATGAATTTGTTCCGGAAAAAGCAAAAAGCAAACAACTTATCAATGAAGTATTAGCCGATAAGAGAACGGTCATGACCGAGTTCGAGGCAAAGCAGCTTCTTGATTATTACGGCATACCTGTTATCAAAAATGGACTTGCAAAGACCGAAAATGAGGCAATCAAACTCGCAGAAAAGATCGGATATCCTGTTGTTATGAAGATCGCATCACCGGACATTCTTCACAAAACAGACGTTGGCGGTGTGATACTCAATATTGTTAATAAGGAAGAAGCAAAGAAGGCATACAACAAGATCATGAAATCCTCAAAGGAACAAGCGCCCGATGCAGACATTCGAGGTGTATTCGTCGAGCAGATGCTCAAACGTAAATACGAGCTGATCATTGGGTGTAAAAAAGATCCTATCTTTGGACCTACGATTGTATTCGGTATGGGGGGTGTTGCTGTCGAAGTCTTTAAAGATACGACCATCGGACTTCCTCCGCTCAACATGGCGCTGGCAATGAGAATCATTGAGGATACCAAGATATATAAACTGATCAAAGGATATAGAGGCATGCCCGGTGCGGATATTCCATCGATACAATTCCTTCTGTATAAATTTGCATACATGATCATGGATTTCCCGCAGATCAAAGAAGTGGACATCAATCCTTTTGGTGTTGATGAGCGCGGGGGTGTTGTCCTCGATGCAAAAATAATTCTCGATGATAAAGTCAAGGTATCTGCTGAACATCCAAATGAACATCTTGTCATCTCTCCATATCCTTCAGAGTATATAACAGAATACACAATGAGCAATGGGGAAAAAGCGATCCTTCGTCCCATTAAACCAGAAGATGAATTAATGGAAAAAGAGATGTTCTCCAATTTCTCAGAAAGAACACAGCGATACAGATTCTTCCAGCTTATCAAAGATATATCTCACGACGAACTCGTCCGTTACACACAGATCGACTATGATCGTGAAATTGCCATCATTGCTATTGTTAAGGAAAACGGCAAAGAAAAGATGGCTGGTGTAGTGCGATTGATCGCCGATCAATATAATGAAACTGCTGAGTTTGCTATCGTGATTGCTGATCCGTGGCAGAATCTTGGACTTGGTAATAAATTTACAGACTACATCATGGAAATTGCAAAAGCTCGTGGTATTCAGAAGATTTATGCAAACATTCTTGCAGATAATCATATCATGCTGCACATGTTCAGGTCACGTGACTTCAAGATGATCAAGACAGAAGACAGCTTCTATGCTGAAAAAGTTATCAACTAA
- a CDS encoding PH domain-containing protein has protein sequence MAITRAQLKDSLTRLNKLPLLDDDNLKRAFENIAERMQANEDIEYVFSSDNIPSTYLLVATNRRVLIISRPLHGKEHEFELSYKNTRNVTLKKGIFSPKIIIQTRDGRIYRFRTRSYEECIMFAEFINKKIKYIL, from the coding sequence ATGGCCATAACCCGGGCACAGCTGAAAGATTCACTTACAAGGCTTAACAAACTCCCACTTTTAGATGATGACAATCTGAAAAGAGCATTCGAAAACATAGCTGAAAGAATGCAAGCGAATGAAGATATCGAGTATGTCTTCAGCTCTGATAACATTCCTTCCACCTATCTGCTTGTCGCGACGAATAGGAGAGTCCTTATCATAAGCAGACCTCTCCATGGCAAAGAACACGAATTTGAATTATCCTATAAAAACACACGTAATGTAACATTAAAAAAAGGTATATTTTCACCAAAAATTATCATTCAAACAAGAGATGGAAGGATCTATCGTTTTAGAACTCGAAGTTATGAGGAGTGTATCATGTTCGCTGAATTTATAAATAAAAAGATCAAGTATATCTTATAA
- a CDS encoding sodium ion-translocating decarboxylase subunit beta — translation MNEIISFFGTTAFAHLQYTNLIMIVVGLVFITLGIVKHYEPLLLVPIGFGILVGNIPGTFGGVYDEGSVFSYIYFGVKSGLFPPLIFLGIGAMTDFSTLIANPKLILLGAAAQFGIFATFFGATLLGFNLVEAGAIGIIGGADGPTSIFLSSQLAPHLLGPIAIAAYSYMALVPIIQPPIMRLLTTPKERVIKMKSPRIVEKREKIIFPLVGVLVTAAIAPRAISLLGMLFFGNLLKESGVTERLANVARNALTDIVTILLGIAVGASTQASVFLTYKSLKIFVLGAFSFAIATAAGVLFAKLMNLFLKRKINPLIGASGVSAVPDSARVVQQEGQKYDKSNYLLMHAMAPNVAGVIGSAVAAGVLWGILGH, via the coding sequence ATGAATGAGATCATAAGTTTCTTTGGAACAACTGCGTTCGCCCATTTGCAGTATACTAATCTGATCATGATCGTGGTTGGGCTTGTGTTCATAACACTTGGTATTGTTAAACATTATGAACCCCTGCTCCTTGTTCCGATTGGCTTCGGTATCCTCGTAGGAAACATTCCCGGTACTTTTGGGGGTGTGTATGATGAGGGATCGGTATTCAGCTATATCTATTTTGGTGTAAAATCCGGTCTTTTCCCGCCATTGATCTTTCTTGGTATTGGTGCGATGACTGATTTTTCCACACTTATTGCCAATCCTAAACTTATTCTGCTTGGAGCAGCAGCCCAATTCGGCATTTTTGCAACCTTTTTCGGCGCTACACTTTTAGGATTCAATCTCGTTGAAGCTGGGGCAATTGGCATTATCGGCGGCGCAGATGGGCCGACTTCGATTTTTCTTTCATCGCAACTAGCACCACACCTTTTAGGACCAATCGCTATTGCTGCATATTCGTATATGGCATTGGTGCCGATCATTCAACCTCCCATTATGCGGCTTTTAACAACACCAAAAGAGCGTGTCATCAAAATGAAGAGTCCCCGCATTGTTGAAAAACGTGAGAAGATTATATTTCCTCTTGTCGGCGTACTCGTCACTGCAGCAATCGCACCTCGTGCAATTTCTCTTCTTGGTATGCTTTTCTTTGGGAATTTACTCAAAGAATCCGGTGTTACGGAGCGTCTTGCCAATGTTGCACGAAATGCCCTGACAGATATTGTAACGATTCTACTGGGAATTGCAGTTGGAGCAAGTACTCAGGCAAGTGTATTTCTTACATATAAATCACTGAAAATTTTTGTACTTGGTGCATTTTCATTTGCTATTGCCACAGCTGCGGGTGTACTTTTTGCAAAATTAATGAATCTTTTCCTTAAACGGAAGATAAATCCACTTATTGGAGCCTCAGGCGTTTCTGCTGTGCCGGACTCAGCACGTGTTGTTCAGCAGGAAGGTCAAAAATATGATAAATCAAACTATCTGCTTATGCATGCCATGGCGCCGAACGTAGCCGGTGTGATCGGTTCAGCAGTAGCAGCAGGTGTCCTGTGGGGGATATTGGGACACTAA